In the genome of Monodelphis domestica isolate mMonDom1 chromosome 2, mMonDom1.pri, whole genome shotgun sequence, one region contains:
- the GGNBP2 gene encoding gametogenetin-binding protein 2 isoform X1 has protein sequence MKKKAQFHRFYTFGQLRQEQGGGGSSSRSGGGGSGSGSSGGSGGWEAVVTAATAAAATSETMARLVAVCRDGEEEFPFERRQIPLYIDDTLTMVMEFPDNVLNLDGHQNNGAQLKQFIQRHSMLKQQDLNIAMMVTSREVLSALSQLVPCVGCRRSVERLFSQLVESGNPALEPLTVGPKGVLSVTRSCMTDAKKLYTLFYVHGSKLNDMIDAIPKSKKNKRCQLHSLDTHKPKPLGEGSSNSVSSEKLSTDKKSSEDHRKDSKCRIIFHYGPFQGTARGCWMDVWELMSQECRDEVVLIDSSCLLETLETYLRKHRFCTDCKNKVLRAYNILIGELDCSKEKGYCAALYEGLRCCPHERHIHVCCETDFIAHLLGRAEPEFAGGRRERHAKTIDIAQEEVLTCLGIHLYERLHRIWQKLRAEEQTWQMLFYLGVDALRKSFEMAVEKVQGISRLEQLCEEFSEEERVRELKQEKKRQKRKNRRKNKCVCDIPAPLQTADEKEISQEKETGFVENSCKACGNAEEGNSCVEVIVTNENTSCTCPSSGNLLGSPKIKKGLSPHCNGSDCGYSSSMEGSETGSREGSDVACTEGICNHDEHGDDSCVHHCDDKEEDGDSCVECWANSEENNTKGKNKKKKKKSKMLKCDEHIQKLGSCITDPSNRETSGNTVHTVFHRDKTKDSHAENCCSSEKGGQPLPWFEHRKNIPQFAEPAETSLGPDSGKGAKSLVELLDESECTSDEEIFISQDEIQSFMANNQSFYSNREQYRQHLKEKFNKYCRLNDHKRPICSGWLTTAGAN, from the exons ATGAAAAAGAAAGCTCAATTTCACAGATTCTACACATTTGGACAACTGAG GCAGGAGCAGGGAGGAGGCGGCAGTAGCAGCAGGAGCGGCGGCGGCGGtagcggcagcggcagcagcggcggcagcggcggctgGGAAGCGGTCGTGACGGCGGCgacagcagcagcagccacatCGGAGACGATGGCGCGGTTGGTGGCAGTGTGCAGAGACGGGGAGGAGGAGTTCCCCTTCGAGCGGAGGCAGATTCCCCTCTACATAGACGACACCCTCACG atggtgatggaatttCCTGATAATGTGCTAAATCTTGATGGGCATCAGAATAACGGTGCACAACTAAAGCAGTTCATTCAG CGACATAGCATGCTTAAGCAGCAAGATCTGAATATTGCCATGATGGTGACATCGCGTGAAGTCTTGAGTGCACTTTCTCAGCTTGTCCCATGTGTTGGTTGTCGTCGCAGTGTGGAGCGCCTCTTTTCCCAGCTTGTAGAGTCGGGAAATCCTGCCCTTGAGCCTCTTACTGTAGGGCCCAAGGGAGTCCTTTCTGTTACTCGAAGCTGTATGACTGATGCAAAGAAGCTTTATACGTTATTTTATGTGCATGG gTCCAAACTAAATGACATGATAGATGCAATTCCAAAAAGTAAGAAGAACAAGAGATGTCAGTTGCACTCCTTAGATACACACAAACCAAAACCCTTGGG TGAAGGGAGCAGTAACAGTGTCAGTTCAGAGAAGCTAAGTACAGATAAGAAAAGTAGTGAAGACCACAGGAAGGACAGCAAGTGTAGGATCATTTTCCATTATGGACCTTTCCAGGGAACAGCCAG AGGTTGTTGGATGGATGTGTGGGAACTAATGtcccaggaatgcagggatgaaGTAGTTTTAATTGATTCTAGTTGTCTTTTAGAAACATTAGAAACCTATCTGCGAAAACACAG GTTTTGTACTGACTGCAAAAATAAAGTACTTCGAGCATACAATATTCTTATTGGTGAGCTTGATTGCAGCAAAGAGAAGGGTTATTGTGCTGCACTATATGAAGGCTTGCGGTGCTGTCCACATGAACGACACATACATGTATGCTGTGAAACAGATTTCATTGCACATCTGTTGGGTCGAGCTGAGCCAGAGTTCGCAGGAGG GCGGAGGGAAAGGCATGCTAAGACAATAGACATAGCCCAAGAAGAAGTTTTGACCTGCCTGGGTATTCATCTTTATGAAAGACTGCATCGAATCTGGCAAAAACTACGGGCTGAAGAGCAGACATGGCAGATGCTTTTCTATCTTGGTGTTGATGCTTTACGCAAGAGTTTTGAG ATGGCTGTGGAAAAAGTACAGGGTATAAGCCGATTAGAACAACTCTGTGAAgagttctcagaagaagaaagagtACGAGAACTCAAGCAAGAAAAGAAGCgccaaaaaaggaagaataggCGGAAAAATAAGTGTGTGTGTGACATTCCTGCCCCCTTGCAAACAGCAGATGAAAAGGAAATAAGCCAAGAAAAG GAGACAGGCTTTGTGGAAAACAGTTGCAAAGCCTGTGGCAATGCAGAAGAAGGTAACAGCTGCGTAGAAGTAATTGTTACCAATGAAAATACTTCGTGTACCTGTCCGAGTAGTGGCAATCTATTGGGGTctcctaaaataaaaaaag GTTTATCTCCACACTGTAATGGTAGTGATTGTGGATACTCCTCTAGCATGGAAGGGAGTGAGACAGGTTCTCGGGAGGGCTCAGATGTAGCCTGCACTGAAGGCATATGTAACCATGATGAACATG GTGATGATTCCTGTGTTCATCACTGTGATGACAAAGAGGAGGACGGCGATAGCTGTGTGGAATGTTGGGCTAATTCTGAAGAGAATAacacaaagggaaaaaacaaaaagaagaaaaagaaaagcaaaatgttgAAGTGTGATGAACAC ATCCAAAAGCTTGGAAGCTGTATTACAGATCCGAGTAATCGAGAGACCTCAGGAAATACCGTGCACACAGTGTTTCACCGTGACAAGACCAAAGATTCGCATGCTGAAAACTGCTGCAGCTCCGAAAAGGGTGGGCAGCCACTGCCTTGGTTTGAACATAGGAAAAACATACCACAATTTGCAGAACCTGCAGAAACGTCACTCGGTCCTGACTCTGGAAAAGGTGCCAAGAGCTTAGTTGAACTCCTT GATGAGTCTGAATGCacttcagatgaggaaatcttTATCTCACAAGATGAAATACAGTCATTTATGGCAAACAACCAGTCTTTCTACAGCAATAGAGAACAGTACCGACAACATCTGAAggagaaatttaataaatactgcCGCTTAAATGATCACAAGAGGCCCATTTGTAGTGGCTGGTTGACAACGGCCGGAgcaaactaa
- the GGNBP2 gene encoding gametogenetin-binding protein 2 isoform X3, with protein sequence MKKKAQFHRFYTFGQLRQEQGGGGSSSRSGGGGSGSGSSGGSGGWEAVVTAATAAAATSETMARLVAVCRDGEEEFPFERRQIPLYIDDTLTMVMEFPDNVLNLDGHQNNGAQLKQFIQRHSMLKQQDLNIAMMVTSREVLSALSQLVPCVGCRRSVERLFSQLVESGNPALEPLTVGPKGVLSVTRSCMTDAKKLYTLFYVHGSKLNDMIDAIPKSKKNKRCQLHSLDTHKPKPLGGCWMDVWELMSQECRDEVVLIDSSCLLETLETYLRKHRFCTDCKNKVLRAYNILIGELDCSKEKGYCAALYEGLRCCPHERHIHVCCETDFIAHLLGRAEPEFAGGRRERHAKTIDIAQEEVLTCLGIHLYERLHRIWQKLRAEEQTWQMLFYLGVDALRKSFEMAVEKVQGISRLEQLCEEFSEEERVRELKQEKKRQKRKNRRKNKCVCDIPAPLQTADEKEISQEKETGFVENSCKACGNAEEGNSCVEVIVTNENTSCTCPSSGNLLGSPKIKKGLSPHCNGSDCGYSSSMEGSETGSREGSDVACTEGICNHDEHGDDSCVHHCDDKEEDGDSCVECWANSEENNTKGKNKKKKKKSKMLKCDEHIQKLGSCITDPSNRETSGNTVHTVFHRDKTKDSHAENCCSSEKGGQPLPWFEHRKNIPQFAEPAETSLGPDSGKGAKSLVELLDESECTSDEEIFISQDEIQSFMANNQSFYSNREQYRQHLKEKFNKYCRLNDHKRPICSGWLTTAGAN encoded by the exons ATGAAAAAGAAAGCTCAATTTCACAGATTCTACACATTTGGACAACTGAG GCAGGAGCAGGGAGGAGGCGGCAGTAGCAGCAGGAGCGGCGGCGGCGGtagcggcagcggcagcagcggcggcagcggcggctgGGAAGCGGTCGTGACGGCGGCgacagcagcagcagccacatCGGAGACGATGGCGCGGTTGGTGGCAGTGTGCAGAGACGGGGAGGAGGAGTTCCCCTTCGAGCGGAGGCAGATTCCCCTCTACATAGACGACACCCTCACG atggtgatggaatttCCTGATAATGTGCTAAATCTTGATGGGCATCAGAATAACGGTGCACAACTAAAGCAGTTCATTCAG CGACATAGCATGCTTAAGCAGCAAGATCTGAATATTGCCATGATGGTGACATCGCGTGAAGTCTTGAGTGCACTTTCTCAGCTTGTCCCATGTGTTGGTTGTCGTCGCAGTGTGGAGCGCCTCTTTTCCCAGCTTGTAGAGTCGGGAAATCCTGCCCTTGAGCCTCTTACTGTAGGGCCCAAGGGAGTCCTTTCTGTTACTCGAAGCTGTATGACTGATGCAAAGAAGCTTTATACGTTATTTTATGTGCATGG gTCCAAACTAAATGACATGATAGATGCAATTCCAAAAAGTAAGAAGAACAAGAGATGTCAGTTGCACTCCTTAGATACACACAAACCAAAACCCTTGGG AGGTTGTTGGATGGATGTGTGGGAACTAATGtcccaggaatgcagggatgaaGTAGTTTTAATTGATTCTAGTTGTCTTTTAGAAACATTAGAAACCTATCTGCGAAAACACAG GTTTTGTACTGACTGCAAAAATAAAGTACTTCGAGCATACAATATTCTTATTGGTGAGCTTGATTGCAGCAAAGAGAAGGGTTATTGTGCTGCACTATATGAAGGCTTGCGGTGCTGTCCACATGAACGACACATACATGTATGCTGTGAAACAGATTTCATTGCACATCTGTTGGGTCGAGCTGAGCCAGAGTTCGCAGGAGG GCGGAGGGAAAGGCATGCTAAGACAATAGACATAGCCCAAGAAGAAGTTTTGACCTGCCTGGGTATTCATCTTTATGAAAGACTGCATCGAATCTGGCAAAAACTACGGGCTGAAGAGCAGACATGGCAGATGCTTTTCTATCTTGGTGTTGATGCTTTACGCAAGAGTTTTGAG ATGGCTGTGGAAAAAGTACAGGGTATAAGCCGATTAGAACAACTCTGTGAAgagttctcagaagaagaaagagtACGAGAACTCAAGCAAGAAAAGAAGCgccaaaaaaggaagaataggCGGAAAAATAAGTGTGTGTGTGACATTCCTGCCCCCTTGCAAACAGCAGATGAAAAGGAAATAAGCCAAGAAAAG GAGACAGGCTTTGTGGAAAACAGTTGCAAAGCCTGTGGCAATGCAGAAGAAGGTAACAGCTGCGTAGAAGTAATTGTTACCAATGAAAATACTTCGTGTACCTGTCCGAGTAGTGGCAATCTATTGGGGTctcctaaaataaaaaaag GTTTATCTCCACACTGTAATGGTAGTGATTGTGGATACTCCTCTAGCATGGAAGGGAGTGAGACAGGTTCTCGGGAGGGCTCAGATGTAGCCTGCACTGAAGGCATATGTAACCATGATGAACATG GTGATGATTCCTGTGTTCATCACTGTGATGACAAAGAGGAGGACGGCGATAGCTGTGTGGAATGTTGGGCTAATTCTGAAGAGAATAacacaaagggaaaaaacaaaaagaagaaaaagaaaagcaaaatgttgAAGTGTGATGAACAC ATCCAAAAGCTTGGAAGCTGTATTACAGATCCGAGTAATCGAGAGACCTCAGGAAATACCGTGCACACAGTGTTTCACCGTGACAAGACCAAAGATTCGCATGCTGAAAACTGCTGCAGCTCCGAAAAGGGTGGGCAGCCACTGCCTTGGTTTGAACATAGGAAAAACATACCACAATTTGCAGAACCTGCAGAAACGTCACTCGGTCCTGACTCTGGAAAAGGTGCCAAGAGCTTAGTTGAACTCCTT GATGAGTCTGAATGCacttcagatgaggaaatcttTATCTCACAAGATGAAATACAGTCATTTATGGCAAACAACCAGTCTTTCTACAGCAATAGAGAACAGTACCGACAACATCTGAAggagaaatttaataaatactgcCGCTTAAATGATCACAAGAGGCCCATTTGTAGTGGCTGGTTGACAACGGCCGGAgcaaactaa
- the GGNBP2 gene encoding gametogenetin-binding protein 2 isoform X5, which translates to MKKKAQFHRFYTFGQLRQEQGGGGSSSRSGGGGSGSGSSGGSGGWEAVVTAATAAAATSETMARLVAVCRDGEEEFPFERRQIPLYIDDTLTMVMEFPDNVLNLDGHQNNGAQLKQFIQRHSMLKQQDLNIAMMVTSREVLSALSQLVPCVGCRRSVERLFSQLVESGNPALEPLTVGPKGVLSVTRSCMTDAKKLYTLFYVHGSKLNDMIDAIPKSKKNKRCQLHSLDTHKPKPLGGCWMDVWELMSQECRDEVVLIDSSCLLETLETYLRKHRRRERHAKTIDIAQEEVLTCLGIHLYERLHRIWQKLRAEEQTWQMLFYLGVDALRKSFEMAVEKVQGISRLEQLCEEFSEEERVRELKQEKKRQKRKNRRKNKCVCDIPAPLQTADEKEISQEKETGFVENSCKACGNAEEGNSCVEVIVTNENTSCTCPSSGNLLGSPKIKKGLSPHCNGSDCGYSSSMEGSETGSREGSDVACTEGICNHDEHGDDSCVHHCDDKEEDGDSCVECWANSEENNTKGKNKKKKKKSKMLKCDEHIQKLGSCITDPSNRETSGNTVHTVFHRDKTKDSHAENCCSSEKGGQPLPWFEHRKNIPQFAEPAETSLGPDSGKGAKSLVELLDESECTSDEEIFISQDEIQSFMANNQSFYSNREQYRQHLKEKFNKYCRLNDHKRPICSGWLTTAGAN; encoded by the exons ATGAAAAAGAAAGCTCAATTTCACAGATTCTACACATTTGGACAACTGAG GCAGGAGCAGGGAGGAGGCGGCAGTAGCAGCAGGAGCGGCGGCGGCGGtagcggcagcggcagcagcggcggcagcggcggctgGGAAGCGGTCGTGACGGCGGCgacagcagcagcagccacatCGGAGACGATGGCGCGGTTGGTGGCAGTGTGCAGAGACGGGGAGGAGGAGTTCCCCTTCGAGCGGAGGCAGATTCCCCTCTACATAGACGACACCCTCACG atggtgatggaatttCCTGATAATGTGCTAAATCTTGATGGGCATCAGAATAACGGTGCACAACTAAAGCAGTTCATTCAG CGACATAGCATGCTTAAGCAGCAAGATCTGAATATTGCCATGATGGTGACATCGCGTGAAGTCTTGAGTGCACTTTCTCAGCTTGTCCCATGTGTTGGTTGTCGTCGCAGTGTGGAGCGCCTCTTTTCCCAGCTTGTAGAGTCGGGAAATCCTGCCCTTGAGCCTCTTACTGTAGGGCCCAAGGGAGTCCTTTCTGTTACTCGAAGCTGTATGACTGATGCAAAGAAGCTTTATACGTTATTTTATGTGCATGG gTCCAAACTAAATGACATGATAGATGCAATTCCAAAAAGTAAGAAGAACAAGAGATGTCAGTTGCACTCCTTAGATACACACAAACCAAAACCCTTGGG AGGTTGTTGGATGGATGTGTGGGAACTAATGtcccaggaatgcagggatgaaGTAGTTTTAATTGATTCTAGTTGTCTTTTAGAAACATTAGAAACCTATCTGCGAAAACACAG GCGGAGGGAAAGGCATGCTAAGACAATAGACATAGCCCAAGAAGAAGTTTTGACCTGCCTGGGTATTCATCTTTATGAAAGACTGCATCGAATCTGGCAAAAACTACGGGCTGAAGAGCAGACATGGCAGATGCTTTTCTATCTTGGTGTTGATGCTTTACGCAAGAGTTTTGAG ATGGCTGTGGAAAAAGTACAGGGTATAAGCCGATTAGAACAACTCTGTGAAgagttctcagaagaagaaagagtACGAGAACTCAAGCAAGAAAAGAAGCgccaaaaaaggaagaataggCGGAAAAATAAGTGTGTGTGTGACATTCCTGCCCCCTTGCAAACAGCAGATGAAAAGGAAATAAGCCAAGAAAAG GAGACAGGCTTTGTGGAAAACAGTTGCAAAGCCTGTGGCAATGCAGAAGAAGGTAACAGCTGCGTAGAAGTAATTGTTACCAATGAAAATACTTCGTGTACCTGTCCGAGTAGTGGCAATCTATTGGGGTctcctaaaataaaaaaag GTTTATCTCCACACTGTAATGGTAGTGATTGTGGATACTCCTCTAGCATGGAAGGGAGTGAGACAGGTTCTCGGGAGGGCTCAGATGTAGCCTGCACTGAAGGCATATGTAACCATGATGAACATG GTGATGATTCCTGTGTTCATCACTGTGATGACAAAGAGGAGGACGGCGATAGCTGTGTGGAATGTTGGGCTAATTCTGAAGAGAATAacacaaagggaaaaaacaaaaagaagaaaaagaaaagcaaaatgttgAAGTGTGATGAACAC ATCCAAAAGCTTGGAAGCTGTATTACAGATCCGAGTAATCGAGAGACCTCAGGAAATACCGTGCACACAGTGTTTCACCGTGACAAGACCAAAGATTCGCATGCTGAAAACTGCTGCAGCTCCGAAAAGGGTGGGCAGCCACTGCCTTGGTTTGAACATAGGAAAAACATACCACAATTTGCAGAACCTGCAGAAACGTCACTCGGTCCTGACTCTGGAAAAGGTGCCAAGAGCTTAGTTGAACTCCTT GATGAGTCTGAATGCacttcagatgaggaaatcttTATCTCACAAGATGAAATACAGTCATTTATGGCAAACAACCAGTCTTTCTACAGCAATAGAGAACAGTACCGACAACATCTGAAggagaaatttaataaatactgcCGCTTAAATGATCACAAGAGGCCCATTTGTAGTGGCTGGTTGACAACGGCCGGAgcaaactaa
- the GGNBP2 gene encoding gametogenetin-binding protein 2 isoform X7: MKKKAQFHRFYTFGQLRQEQGGGGSSSRSGGGGSGSGSSGGSGGWEAVVTAATAAAATSETMARLVAVCRDGEEEFPFERRQIPLYIDDTLTMVMEFPDNVLNLDGHQNNGAQLKQFIQRHSMLKQQDLNIAMMVTSREVLSALSQLVPCVGCRRSVERLFSQLVESGNPALEPLTVGPKGVLSVTRSCMTDAKKLYTLFYVHGSKLNDMIDAIPKSKKNKRCQLHSLDTHKPKPLGEGSSNSVSSEKLSTDKKSSEDHRKDSKCRIIFHYGPFQGTARGCWMDVWELMSQECRDEVVLIDSSCLLETLETYLRKHRFCTDCKNKVLRAYNILIGELDCSKEKGYCAALYEGLRCCPHERHIHVCCETDFIAHLLGRAEPEFAGGYERRERHAKTIDIAQEEVLTCLGIHLYERLHRIWQKLRAEEQTWQMLFYLGVDALRKSFEMAVEKVQGISRLEQLCEEFSEEERVRELKQEKKRQKRKNRRKNKCVCDIPAPLQTADEKEISQEKETGFVENSCKACGNAEEGNSCVEVIVTNENTSCTCPSSGNLLGSPKIKKGLSPHCNGSDCGYSSSMEGSETGSREGSDVACTEGICNHDEHGDDSCVHHCDDKEEDGDSCVECWANSEENNTKGKNKKKKKKSKMLKCDEHIQKLGSCITDPSNRETSGNTVHTVFHRDKTKDSHAENCCSSEKGGQPLPWFEHRKNIPQFAEPAETSLGPDSGKGAKSLVELLDESECTSDEEIFISQDEIQSFMANNQSFYSNREQYRQHLKEKFNKYCRLNDHKRPICSGWLTTAGAN, translated from the exons ATGAAAAAGAAAGCTCAATTTCACAGATTCTACACATTTGGACAACTGAG GCAGGAGCAGGGAGGAGGCGGCAGTAGCAGCAGGAGCGGCGGCGGCGGtagcggcagcggcagcagcggcggcagcggcggctgGGAAGCGGTCGTGACGGCGGCgacagcagcagcagccacatCGGAGACGATGGCGCGGTTGGTGGCAGTGTGCAGAGACGGGGAGGAGGAGTTCCCCTTCGAGCGGAGGCAGATTCCCCTCTACATAGACGACACCCTCACG atggtgatggaatttCCTGATAATGTGCTAAATCTTGATGGGCATCAGAATAACGGTGCACAACTAAAGCAGTTCATTCAG CGACATAGCATGCTTAAGCAGCAAGATCTGAATATTGCCATGATGGTGACATCGCGTGAAGTCTTGAGTGCACTTTCTCAGCTTGTCCCATGTGTTGGTTGTCGTCGCAGTGTGGAGCGCCTCTTTTCCCAGCTTGTAGAGTCGGGAAATCCTGCCCTTGAGCCTCTTACTGTAGGGCCCAAGGGAGTCCTTTCTGTTACTCGAAGCTGTATGACTGATGCAAAGAAGCTTTATACGTTATTTTATGTGCATGG gTCCAAACTAAATGACATGATAGATGCAATTCCAAAAAGTAAGAAGAACAAGAGATGTCAGTTGCACTCCTTAGATACACACAAACCAAAACCCTTGGG TGAAGGGAGCAGTAACAGTGTCAGTTCAGAGAAGCTAAGTACAGATAAGAAAAGTAGTGAAGACCACAGGAAGGACAGCAAGTGTAGGATCATTTTCCATTATGGACCTTTCCAGGGAACAGCCAG AGGTTGTTGGATGGATGTGTGGGAACTAATGtcccaggaatgcagggatgaaGTAGTTTTAATTGATTCTAGTTGTCTTTTAGAAACATTAGAAACCTATCTGCGAAAACACAG GTTTTGTACTGACTGCAAAAATAAAGTACTTCGAGCATACAATATTCTTATTGGTGAGCTTGATTGCAGCAAAGAGAAGGGTTATTGTGCTGCACTATATGAAGGCTTGCGGTGCTGTCCACATGAACGACACATACATGTATGCTGTGAAACAGATTTCATTGCACATCTGTTGGGTCGAGCTGAGCCAGAGTTCGCAGGAGGGTATGA GCGGAGGGAAAGGCATGCTAAGACAATAGACATAGCCCAAGAAGAAGTTTTGACCTGCCTGGGTATTCATCTTTATGAAAGACTGCATCGAATCTGGCAAAAACTACGGGCTGAAGAGCAGACATGGCAGATGCTTTTCTATCTTGGTGTTGATGCTTTACGCAAGAGTTTTGAG ATGGCTGTGGAAAAAGTACAGGGTATAAGCCGATTAGAACAACTCTGTGAAgagttctcagaagaagaaagagtACGAGAACTCAAGCAAGAAAAGAAGCgccaaaaaaggaagaataggCGGAAAAATAAGTGTGTGTGTGACATTCCTGCCCCCTTGCAAACAGCAGATGAAAAGGAAATAAGCCAAGAAAAG GAGACAGGCTTTGTGGAAAACAGTTGCAAAGCCTGTGGCAATGCAGAAGAAGGTAACAGCTGCGTAGAAGTAATTGTTACCAATGAAAATACTTCGTGTACCTGTCCGAGTAGTGGCAATCTATTGGGGTctcctaaaataaaaaaag GTTTATCTCCACACTGTAATGGTAGTGATTGTGGATACTCCTCTAGCATGGAAGGGAGTGAGACAGGTTCTCGGGAGGGCTCAGATGTAGCCTGCACTGAAGGCATATGTAACCATGATGAACATG GTGATGATTCCTGTGTTCATCACTGTGATGACAAAGAGGAGGACGGCGATAGCTGTGTGGAATGTTGGGCTAATTCTGAAGAGAATAacacaaagggaaaaaacaaaaagaagaaaaagaaaagcaaaatgttgAAGTGTGATGAACAC ATCCAAAAGCTTGGAAGCTGTATTACAGATCCGAGTAATCGAGAGACCTCAGGAAATACCGTGCACACAGTGTTTCACCGTGACAAGACCAAAGATTCGCATGCTGAAAACTGCTGCAGCTCCGAAAAGGGTGGGCAGCCACTGCCTTGGTTTGAACATAGGAAAAACATACCACAATTTGCAGAACCTGCAGAAACGTCACTCGGTCCTGACTCTGGAAAAGGTGCCAAGAGCTTAGTTGAACTCCTT GATGAGTCTGAATGCacttcagatgaggaaatcttTATCTCACAAGATGAAATACAGTCATTTATGGCAAACAACCAGTCTTTCTACAGCAATAGAGAACAGTACCGACAACATCTGAAggagaaatttaataaatactgcCGCTTAAATGATCACAAGAGGCCCATTTGTAGTGGCTGGTTGACAACGGCCGGAgcaaactaa